In a genomic window of Diabrotica undecimpunctata isolate CICGRU chromosome 2, icDiaUnde3, whole genome shotgun sequence:
- the LOC140434818 gene encoding alaserpin-like isoform X1 — translation MRCGVIVLIIASIFGCNADNLNSVVQGNDEFTANTYKELVKISGKNNIIVSGLSAEIVLSLLANGAKGETQKQLLKGLSLPNNIENVNKAFTEITSRLKVNTPDLKLLSANKIYPAQGFPIEKTFKDIAVNDYSADVQNLDYNKPTEAAGTINGWVEEQTNNKIKNLIDPQMLDASTVLVLVNALYYTGKWDHAFEKYNSADRLFHSSPTESKKIPTMYTEAFAKYAYNPKLKAKFLELGFQGGNVSMTFVLPDEINGLAAAEQNLKEYLAPQQMESARVAITLPKFKIESKIDFKPILKSFGITQMFESTADLTGIAKAPLKVDFVVQKAFIDVNEDGVEAAAATAAGVINRILLLKPPKKIEYTFMADHPFMFYMTEKPLNLVLFSGRFNM, via the exons GAACTTGTGAAAATATCTGGCAAGAATAACATTATTGTTAGCGGATTATCTGCAGAAATCGTATTATCGTTGCTTGCAAATGGCGCCAAAGGAGAAACCCAAAAGCAATTGTTGAAAGGTTTGAGCTTACCCAATAACATAGAAAATGTAAATAAGGCATTCACTGAAATAACCTCTCGCCTAAAGGTTAACACACCTGATTTAAAATTGTTATCAGCAAACAAAATCTACCCAGCTCAAGGCTTCCCAATTGAAAAAACATTCAAAGATATTGCTGTAAATGACTATTCCGCAGATGTACAAAACCTAGACTATAACAAGCCTACAGAAGCCGCTGGCACTATCAACGGCTGGGTTGAAGAACAAACTAACAACAAAATCAAAAATCTTATTGATCCCCAAATGTTGGATGCTAGCACAGTATTGGTATTAGTTAATGCTTTATACTACACAGGAAAATGGGATCATGCTTTCGAAAAATACAATTCTGCTGATAGATTGTTCCACAGTTCACCTACTGAATCCAAAAAAATCCCCACCATGTATACTGAAGCATTTGCCAAATATGCCTACAATCCCAAACTTAAAGCTAAATTCTTAGAGCTTGGATTCCAAGGCGGAAACGTTAGTATGACCTTTGTATTACCTGACGAAATCAATGGATTAGCAGCTGCTGAACAGAACCTGAAAGAATACTTGGCTCCTCAACAAATGGAATCTGCTAGAGTTGCCATCACTTTACCCAAATTTAAAATCGAgtccaaaattgattttaaacCCATCTTGAAGTCG ttcgGAATTACACAAATGTTCGAAAGCACTGCTGACCTTACGGGAATTGCCAAGGCTCCACTTAAAGTTGACTTTGTTGTACAAAAGGCATTTATTGATGTAAACGAAGACGGTGTCGAAGCTGCAGCTGCTACAGCAG CGGGTGTCATAAATCGAATATTACTTCTAAAGCCTCCTAAGAAGATCGAATACACCTTTATGGCAGACCATCCATTTATGTTCTATATGACGGAAAAACCCTTAAATCTTGTTCTATTTTCTGGAAGGTTCAACATGTAA
- the LOC140434818 gene encoding alaserpin-like isoform X18 translates to MRCGVIVLIIASIFGCNADNLNSVVQGNDEFTANTYKELVKISGKNNIIVSGLSAEIVLSLLANGAKGETQKQLLKGLSLPNNIENVNKAFTEITSRLKVNTPDLKLLSANKIYPAQGFPIEKTFKDIAVNDYSADVQNLDYNKPTEAAGTINGWVEEQTNNKIKNLIDPQMLDASTVLVLVNALYYTGKWDHAFEKYNSADRLFHSSPTESKKIPTMYTEAFAKYAYNPKLKAKFLELGFQGGNVSMTFVLPDEINGLAAAEQNLKEYLAPQQMESARVAITLPKFKIESKIDFKPILKSFGITQMFESTADLTGIAKAPLKVDFVVQKAFIDVNEDGVEAAAATAVQLIFGSSLYVPVDMYEFNADRPFLFYLRTFDGFTLFAGKFNTY, encoded by the exons GAACTTGTGAAAATATCTGGCAAGAATAACATTATTGTTAGCGGATTATCTGCAGAAATCGTATTATCGTTGCTTGCAAATGGCGCCAAAGGAGAAACCCAAAAGCAATTGTTGAAAGGTTTGAGCTTACCCAATAACATAGAAAATGTAAATAAGGCATTCACTGAAATAACCTCTCGCCTAAAGGTTAACACACCTGATTTAAAATTGTTATCAGCAAACAAAATCTACCCAGCTCAAGGCTTCCCAATTGAAAAAACATTCAAAGATATTGCTGTAAATGACTATTCCGCAGATGTACAAAACCTAGACTATAACAAGCCTACAGAAGCCGCTGGCACTATCAACGGCTGGGTTGAAGAACAAACTAACAACAAAATCAAAAATCTTATTGATCCCCAAATGTTGGATGCTAGCACAGTATTGGTATTAGTTAATGCTTTATACTACACAGGAAAATGGGATCATGCTTTCGAAAAATACAATTCTGCTGATAGATTGTTCCACAGTTCACCTACTGAATCCAAAAAAATCCCCACCATGTATACTGAAGCATTTGCCAAATATGCCTACAATCCCAAACTTAAAGCTAAATTCTTAGAGCTTGGATTCCAAGGCGGAAACGTTAGTATGACCTTTGTATTACCTGACGAAATCAATGGATTAGCAGCTGCTGAACAGAACCTGAAAGAATACTTGGCTCCTCAACAAATGGAATCTGCTAGAGTTGCCATCACTTTACCCAAATTTAAAATCGAgtccaaaattgattttaaacCCATCTTGAAGTCG ttcgGAATTACACAAATGTTCGAAAGCACTGCTGACCTTACGGGAATTGCCAAGGCTCCACTTAAAGTTGACTTTGTTGTACAAAAGGCATTTATTGATGTAAACGAAGACGGTGTCGAAGCTGCAGCTGCTACAGCAG TTCAACTCATATTTGGATCTTCATTGTATGTTCCTGTTGATATGTATGAATTCAATGCAGATCGCCCATTCCTCTTCTACTTAAGAACTTTTGATGGTTTCACATTATTCGCAGGAAAATTTAATACATACTAA
- the LOC140434818 gene encoding antichymotrypsin-2-like isoform X8, with translation MRCGVIVLIIASIFGCNADNLNSVVQGNDEFTANTYKELVKISGKNNIIVSGLSAEIVLSLLANGAKGETQKQLLKGLSLPNNIENVNKAFTEITSRLKVNTPDLKLLSANKIYPAQGFPIEKTFKDIAVNDYSADVQNLDYNKPTEAAGTINGWVEEQTNNKIKNLIDPQMLDASTVLVLVNALYYTGKWDHAFEKYNSADRLFHSSPTESKKIPTMYTEAFAKYAYNPKLKAKFLELGFQGGNVSMTFVLPDEINGLAAAEQNLKEYLAPQQMESARVAITLPKFKIESKIDFKPILKSFGITQMFESTADLTGIAKAPLKVDFVVQKAFIDVNEDGVEAAAATAVMMMAGSSMYPQPRPRPYIFNADHPFLFYLTTSDGLTLFAGKFNE, from the exons GAACTTGTGAAAATATCTGGCAAGAATAACATTATTGTTAGCGGATTATCTGCAGAAATCGTATTATCGTTGCTTGCAAATGGCGCCAAAGGAGAAACCCAAAAGCAATTGTTGAAAGGTTTGAGCTTACCCAATAACATAGAAAATGTAAATAAGGCATTCACTGAAATAACCTCTCGCCTAAAGGTTAACACACCTGATTTAAAATTGTTATCAGCAAACAAAATCTACCCAGCTCAAGGCTTCCCAATTGAAAAAACATTCAAAGATATTGCTGTAAATGACTATTCCGCAGATGTACAAAACCTAGACTATAACAAGCCTACAGAAGCCGCTGGCACTATCAACGGCTGGGTTGAAGAACAAACTAACAACAAAATCAAAAATCTTATTGATCCCCAAATGTTGGATGCTAGCACAGTATTGGTATTAGTTAATGCTTTATACTACACAGGAAAATGGGATCATGCTTTCGAAAAATACAATTCTGCTGATAGATTGTTCCACAGTTCACCTACTGAATCCAAAAAAATCCCCACCATGTATACTGAAGCATTTGCCAAATATGCCTACAATCCCAAACTTAAAGCTAAATTCTTAGAGCTTGGATTCCAAGGCGGAAACGTTAGTATGACCTTTGTATTACCTGACGAAATCAATGGATTAGCAGCTGCTGAACAGAACCTGAAAGAATACTTGGCTCCTCAACAAATGGAATCTGCTAGAGTTGCCATCACTTTACCCAAATTTAAAATCGAgtccaaaattgattttaaacCCATCTTGAAGTCG ttcgGAATTACACAAATGTTCGAAAGCACTGCTGACCTTACGGGAATTGCCAAGGCTCCACTTAAAGTTGACTTTGTTGTACAAAAGGCATTTATTGATGTAAACGAAGACGGTGTCGAAGCTGCAGCTGCTACAGCAG TAATGATGATGGCTGGATCGTCTATGTATCCCCAACCACGGCCTCGGCCATACATATTTAACGCAGATCATCCGTTCTTATTCTACTTAACAACTAGTGATGGTTTAACACTGTTCGCAGGAAAATTCAACGAATAA
- the LOC140434818 gene encoding alaserpin-like isoform X4 — protein sequence MRCGVIVLIIASIFGCNADNLNSVVQGNDEFTANTYKELVKISGKNNIIVSGLSAEIVLSLLANGAKGETQKQLLKGLSLPNNIENVNKAFTEITSRLKVNTPDLKLLSANKIYPAQGFPIEKTFKDIAVNDYSADVQNLDYNKPTEAAGTINGWVEEQTNNKIKNLIDPQMLDASTVLVLVNALYYTGKWDHAFEKYNSADRLFHSSPTESKKIPTMYTEAFAKYAYNPKLKAKFLELGFQGGNVSMTFVLPDEINGLAAAEQNLKEYLAPQQMESARVAITLPKFKIESKIDFKPILKSFGITQMFESTADLTGIAKAPLKVDFVVQKAFIDVNEDGVEAAAATAVGVMAASSLYTPPTIRIYQFNADRPFLFYLRSYDGFMLFSGRFTTY from the exons GAACTTGTGAAAATATCTGGCAAGAATAACATTATTGTTAGCGGATTATCTGCAGAAATCGTATTATCGTTGCTTGCAAATGGCGCCAAAGGAGAAACCCAAAAGCAATTGTTGAAAGGTTTGAGCTTACCCAATAACATAGAAAATGTAAATAAGGCATTCACTGAAATAACCTCTCGCCTAAAGGTTAACACACCTGATTTAAAATTGTTATCAGCAAACAAAATCTACCCAGCTCAAGGCTTCCCAATTGAAAAAACATTCAAAGATATTGCTGTAAATGACTATTCCGCAGATGTACAAAACCTAGACTATAACAAGCCTACAGAAGCCGCTGGCACTATCAACGGCTGGGTTGAAGAACAAACTAACAACAAAATCAAAAATCTTATTGATCCCCAAATGTTGGATGCTAGCACAGTATTGGTATTAGTTAATGCTTTATACTACACAGGAAAATGGGATCATGCTTTCGAAAAATACAATTCTGCTGATAGATTGTTCCACAGTTCACCTACTGAATCCAAAAAAATCCCCACCATGTATACTGAAGCATTTGCCAAATATGCCTACAATCCCAAACTTAAAGCTAAATTCTTAGAGCTTGGATTCCAAGGCGGAAACGTTAGTATGACCTTTGTATTACCTGACGAAATCAATGGATTAGCAGCTGCTGAACAGAACCTGAAAGAATACTTGGCTCCTCAACAAATGGAATCTGCTAGAGTTGCCATCACTTTACCCAAATTTAAAATCGAgtccaaaattgattttaaacCCATCTTGAAGTCG ttcgGAATTACACAAATGTTCGAAAGCACTGCTGACCTTACGGGAATTGCCAAGGCTCCACTTAAAGTTGACTTTGTTGTACAAAAGGCATTTATTGATGTAAACGAAGACGGTGTCGAAGCTGCAGCTGCTACAGCAG TTGGAGTGATGGCTGCTTCATCTTTATATACTCCACCAACTATTCGTATTTACCAATTTAATGCAGATCGtccatttctattttatttaagaAGTTATGATGGATTTATGCTATTTTCAGGAAGGTTTACCACGTACTGA
- the LOC140434818 gene encoding antichymotrypsin-2-like isoform X3, with the protein MRCGVIVLIIASIFGCNADNLNSVVQGNDEFTANTYKELVKISGKNNIIVSGLSAEIVLSLLANGAKGETQKQLLKGLSLPNNIENVNKAFTEITSRLKVNTPDLKLLSANKIYPAQGFPIEKTFKDIAVNDYSADVQNLDYNKPTEAAGTINGWVEEQTNNKIKNLIDPQMLDASTVLVLVNALYYTGKWDHAFEKYNSADRLFHSSPTESKKIPTMYTEAFAKYAYNPKLKAKFLELGFQGGNVSMTFVLPDEINGLAAAEQNLKEYLAPQQMESARVAITLPKFKIESKIDFKPILKSFGITQMFESTADLTGIAKAPLKVDFVVQKAFIDVNEDGVEAAAATAVLMLDTFFIPPTPPSPKYVFNGDHPFLFYLRTSDGLTLFSGKFNSL; encoded by the exons GAACTTGTGAAAATATCTGGCAAGAATAACATTATTGTTAGCGGATTATCTGCAGAAATCGTATTATCGTTGCTTGCAAATGGCGCCAAAGGAGAAACCCAAAAGCAATTGTTGAAAGGTTTGAGCTTACCCAATAACATAGAAAATGTAAATAAGGCATTCACTGAAATAACCTCTCGCCTAAAGGTTAACACACCTGATTTAAAATTGTTATCAGCAAACAAAATCTACCCAGCTCAAGGCTTCCCAATTGAAAAAACATTCAAAGATATTGCTGTAAATGACTATTCCGCAGATGTACAAAACCTAGACTATAACAAGCCTACAGAAGCCGCTGGCACTATCAACGGCTGGGTTGAAGAACAAACTAACAACAAAATCAAAAATCTTATTGATCCCCAAATGTTGGATGCTAGCACAGTATTGGTATTAGTTAATGCTTTATACTACACAGGAAAATGGGATCATGCTTTCGAAAAATACAATTCTGCTGATAGATTGTTCCACAGTTCACCTACTGAATCCAAAAAAATCCCCACCATGTATACTGAAGCATTTGCCAAATATGCCTACAATCCCAAACTTAAAGCTAAATTCTTAGAGCTTGGATTCCAAGGCGGAAACGTTAGTATGACCTTTGTATTACCTGACGAAATCAATGGATTAGCAGCTGCTGAACAGAACCTGAAAGAATACTTGGCTCCTCAACAAATGGAATCTGCTAGAGTTGCCATCACTTTACCCAAATTTAAAATCGAgtccaaaattgattttaaacCCATCTTGAAGTCG ttcgGAATTACACAAATGTTCGAAAGCACTGCTGACCTTACGGGAATTGCCAAGGCTCCACTTAAAGTTGACTTTGTTGTACAAAAGGCATTTATTGATGTAAACGAAGACGGTGTCGAAGCTGCAGCTGCTACAGCAG TTCTGATGTTGGATACTTTCTTTATTCCTCCTACACCACCTAGTCCAAAGTATGTGTTCAATGGTGATCATCCATTCCTATTTTACTTAAGAACTAGTGACGGATTAACGCTATTTTCAGGAAAATTTAATTCACTATAG
- the LOC140434818 gene encoding alaserpin-like isoform X11: MRCGVIVLIIASIFGCNADNLNSVVQGNDEFTANTYKELVKISGKNNIIVSGLSAEIVLSLLANGAKGETQKQLLKGLSLPNNIENVNKAFTEITSRLKVNTPDLKLLSANKIYPAQGFPIEKTFKDIAVNDYSADVQNLDYNKPTEAAGTINGWVEEQTNNKIKNLIDPQMLDASTVLVLVNALYYTGKWDHAFEKYNSADRLFHSSPTESKKIPTMYTEAFAKYAYNPKLKAKFLELGFQGGNVSMTFVLPDEINGLAAAEQNLKEYLAPQQMESARVAITLPKFKIESKIDFKPILKSFGITQMFESTADLTGIAKAPLKVDFVVQKAFIDVNEDGVEAAAATAVMMIVGASLYPEPRPRPYVFNADHPFLFYLRTSDGLTMFAGKFNE, from the exons GAACTTGTGAAAATATCTGGCAAGAATAACATTATTGTTAGCGGATTATCTGCAGAAATCGTATTATCGTTGCTTGCAAATGGCGCCAAAGGAGAAACCCAAAAGCAATTGTTGAAAGGTTTGAGCTTACCCAATAACATAGAAAATGTAAATAAGGCATTCACTGAAATAACCTCTCGCCTAAAGGTTAACACACCTGATTTAAAATTGTTATCAGCAAACAAAATCTACCCAGCTCAAGGCTTCCCAATTGAAAAAACATTCAAAGATATTGCTGTAAATGACTATTCCGCAGATGTACAAAACCTAGACTATAACAAGCCTACAGAAGCCGCTGGCACTATCAACGGCTGGGTTGAAGAACAAACTAACAACAAAATCAAAAATCTTATTGATCCCCAAATGTTGGATGCTAGCACAGTATTGGTATTAGTTAATGCTTTATACTACACAGGAAAATGGGATCATGCTTTCGAAAAATACAATTCTGCTGATAGATTGTTCCACAGTTCACCTACTGAATCCAAAAAAATCCCCACCATGTATACTGAAGCATTTGCCAAATATGCCTACAATCCCAAACTTAAAGCTAAATTCTTAGAGCTTGGATTCCAAGGCGGAAACGTTAGTATGACCTTTGTATTACCTGACGAAATCAATGGATTAGCAGCTGCTGAACAGAACCTGAAAGAATACTTGGCTCCTCAACAAATGGAATCTGCTAGAGTTGCCATCACTTTACCCAAATTTAAAATCGAgtccaaaattgattttaaacCCATCTTGAAGTCG ttcgGAATTACACAAATGTTCGAAAGCACTGCTGACCTTACGGGAATTGCCAAGGCTCCACTTAAAGTTGACTTTGTTGTACAAAAGGCATTTATTGATGTAAACGAAGACGGTGTCGAAGCTGCAGCTGCTACAGCAG TAATGATGATAGTCGGAGCGTCTCTGTATCCCGAACCACGGCCTCGGCCATACGTATTTAACGCAGATCATCCGTTCTTATTCTACTTAAGAACTAGTGATGGTTTAACAATGTTTGCAGGAAAATTTAATGAATAA